AGCACCCGGCCGTACGGATCCGGTCGCGGTGTCAGGTCCTCGGTCATCTCGGTCAACAGCCGACCGATCCGCTGGTCAGGCACCATGATTCCCCCTTGCCGGCATTGCCGCGCCGTGCGGCACCACGTGCGGTGGTGTCTCCAACGCCGCGCGCAACCGGGCCAGTCCCCGGGACGCGCGGCTCTTGACCGAGCCGACGGAGCAGCCCAACGTCTCGGCGACCTCCGCCTCCGGCAGGTCGGCCACGTAACGCAGCACGATCACCGCCCTGGTACGCGGCGCCAGCGTCCGCATCGCCTGGTGCAGCGCGTGCCGCTCGGCGACCCCGTCCGCCAGGTCCCGTACCGGCCGATCCGGCAGTACGGCGGTGACCACCTCGCGGGCGCGGTACCGGCGCCACACGCTGATGTGCTGATTGACCATCACCCGGCGCAGGTAGGCCATCGGCTCGTCGACCCGCCGCCATCGGCGCATCACCTTCACCAGGGCGGCCTGCACGAGGTCCTCCGCCTCGTCCGCCGACCCGGTCAGGTGGTACGCCATCCGCAACAGGTCCGGGTAGCGCGCGTCGACGAACTCCCGGAATCCGTCGTCGTCCGATGCCATCTGTTCTCCGCTTCCGTCGACTACCCATCAGGACCCGGGCCAGGGGGCGAAGGTTGACCGGTGGCGACGAATTTCTTCCCGGCCGATCAACCGGTACGGCTGGTCGAGCCGGACGGCGCGGAGGTCAGCCCGGGCGGCGAGGTCAGTCGGGCGGCGTGCCGGACCCGGACCGCAGCCCGGCGGCCTGGTACGCCTCGCCGAGCCGGCGCACCCCGGCGGCCAGCGTCTCCGGATCGAACAGTGAGAAGGACAGCCGCAGGTGCTGGTGCCCGGTCTCGGCCACGAAGAACTGCCGTCCGGGCAGGTAGGAGACTCCGGCCGCCGCCGCGTAGGGCAGCAGTTCGGTGCCGCCCCTCGGCGCGGGAAGCCGTAGCCAGAGGAACCATCCGCCGCCCGGTACGGTGAACTCGGCCTGCGGCAGGTCCCGACGTACGGCGGTGACCAGCTCGTCGCGCTGTCGACGGTACCGGGACCGGATCGCCTCGACGTGTCGCCGGTACGAGCCGGCTGCCGCGAACTCGGCCAGCGTCAGCGCGTTGGCGTGGTTGACCCCGCCGCCGCTGTGCACATAACCCCGGGCCGCGAGCGCGTCGACGACCGGCGCGGCGGCGTTCAGCCAGCCGAGCCGGAGTCCGGGCGCGACGCTCTTGGCGAACGATCCGATCC
The nucleotide sequence above comes from Plantactinospora soyae. Encoded proteins:
- a CDS encoding SigE family RNA polymerase sigma factor, with protein sequence MASDDDGFREFVDARYPDLLRMAYHLTGSADEAEDLVQAALVKVMRRWRRVDEPMAYLRRVMVNQHISVWRRYRAREVVTAVLPDRPVRDLADGVAERHALHQAMRTLAPRTRAVIVLRYVADLPEAEVAETLGCSVGSVKSRASRGLARLRAALETPPHVVPHGAAMPARGNHGA